From the genome of Branchiostoma floridae strain S238N-H82 chromosome 8, Bfl_VNyyK, whole genome shotgun sequence:
TGCTGCCATAACAAATCGATTTGAATAGAaaaaccgcaaacgtgtattaccaTAGAGGCCCCAgattaaactaaatgatcaaaataaggattttactttacaccataaaacagcgtgtgatcgatggaaaggtgttttcagcggctacatcccctttgctgaaagaatccttccttcagaatcactccattctctccctcggccgtggagaaaataattcaagggatagTAATCAGTAGATGAAGATAATATAGACATTGTTGTAGTTTACGAGTTGTTTTTCGGCTATTTTCGGGTTCCAACAGGTTGTTCATGATTGCTTTGACATTCTTTAGGTggcttcgagttgttttcggtatttgtcgagttgttttcggttgttttcggtaaatttcaagttgttttcggttgttttcggttgttttcggttgttttcggttgttttcggttgttttcggttgttttcggtatttagtgagatcGTCAATAAATACCGAAAGCAACTCAacaaataccgaaaacaactcgaaaccTCCTAAAACACGCATGAACAACCGATCAGATCTCTAAAACTGGCGGAAAATGACTCTTAAACAACTACTTAttgctattttattttcatctactcGTTACTATCCCTTGCATTATTTTCTCCTTggccgagggagagaatgggGTGATTCTGGAGCATTTTTTGCAGCAAAGGGGATGCAGACTGTGGAAACACCTTTCTACCACACACTGTTTcattttgatcatttagtttaatccAGAATAAGGGGCCTCTGTGGTGTGTCCATTTAAACCGATTTGTTGTGATAGCGGAATGCGTTAAaattgagcaagaaatgtactagattgttttggttgctagaaaaaaaaaatgtagtacacaTGAGGTAAATGTGCAGCAGGCAGATTCAacagtaattaataagcaaaccCATTTTCGAAGCAGTTTTGTCGGGGGATAGTAGTGACTGCGATTTCATGGTGGGGCCACTACTACACCCCCGCTccaccgtaacctctgcttggagttacacaatagatgccaagtagtatagatatccattgatgagtttgcgagttAACCAAGCAGTCCCCGTTTATAACATACAGGATACTTACAGGATAGGTGAATCTGAAttcgaacattaatatattccaAAAGGCAAAGGAGATCGCTGACtctattattactaatattgtatCAATAACATGGGTCGTCCTAGCCTAACttctgtccaaaataaaatcaagATTATTAAATAATAACccattgaaatgattgtctgttgtttatggttgtgtcgagttgttttcggtagttaaaagttgttttcggatgttttcggtagttaaaagttgttttcggttgttttcggtatttagtgaaagttgttttcggttgttttcggtatttagtgaaagttgttttcggttgttttcggtatttagtgagacccgtACAGGACCTGGTGTAGATATacgaacagataatgtttgatgtAACAAGATTACTTCAGAGATTACTTGTAATTGTTTCAGTCAGTTTAATGTTTACACGtaacagataaagaacacagatGATCTGCCGTACCACGTAATTGATATTTAATGAAATCAGTGTTCAAATATTTTAATGACCTATATTTTTATATGGATTGGTAACCTGTATTGTTTTTAATGCACTTCAGTGGAACTGTGATGTTCAGAGCAATTCAGGAATGGCGTTTGGTaatcagcttatctccaagcagattggGTGGGTTATGTGTCGCGGTAGTGGTATCTCTAAACAGATGTTTGACTCTGGAACAGCTGAAGTCGTAAAACAACTGTATCGGGTATCCCCGACAATTTTGAATATGGTATGAACTGTATTTATCTACGTGTGCGTTTAGAGACCTGGTGTGCTATTCTTTATTTGTGCTGTTAGTTGTTTTGTGTTACGCTGATGCTGTGTTGGTATGTACTGGAATGTTGTTTTTATATATCTAGTATCAATTTGTAGACGTGTGGTTCCATTGGTAATCAGCTTGTCGCCAAGCAAATGGGGTGGGTTATGAGTTGTCTATTGCAAGAACAGCTGTCGTATTATATGTAATACTAACGCCAATAGCTGACTTCGTGACCAACTGTTTGGGGTTTTCCAgacaattttcaatatttttcattttttgtcgttcttttgagacgctgattttgcCGTTGATGCGTACAGGATTGGTTTTTAGGTACGTTTTTGGCACACGTCGATGTGCTGTGTTCTGTATTCGATGTACACACAACGTCACACACAACAGAAGacaacacaaccgacatagAAACCATGATTACGTCACAGAGTTTCGCTACCTACGGTCATTTGTTCATATTGTTTTCTAACGTTTGGTCTGACCTACATATGTACGTCTATACGATCGTAGGAAATATCTGAACTGACCCCCTCTGTCGACGCCCTTTACCGCAACCAAGGCAACATGTCCACCGCTGTCAATGCCTTGAAGCGCggcatgcgccaactgtccaccactgttgacgccttgaagcgcgaccaagaccacatgcgccaactgtccaccactgttgacgccttgaagcgcgaccaagaccacatgcgccaactgtccaccactgttgacgccttgaagcgcgaccaagaccacatgcgccaactgtccaccactgttgacgccttgaagcctgaccaagatgacatgcccaccactgttgacgccttgaaactcGACCAGGACAAGGAGCAAATCCGAACCGCCGctttggagcagcgtcttcacgaaaTGACTAAGTCGCCAGGTAGATTGTTCTTTTTGGTGTCAAATGTACCATTTATGATGGCAGCGTCAGTAGTATAATAGCAGTTAAGTTTTTCACTAGCTACCATTGCTTCAATAAATGATATTATTTACCTTATAAATGATTCCCATGTCTGTATGACCTCTAGCATAAATGATGCACGTACACGTGTGGTACCATGGTGATCAGTATCACCTTATTTACATCATCAAAGTTGTCCTTACATGTACGTGTGCATATATATCTACTGCCTTGTTTTACTTAGTGGTTCACGTACTTCTACCATTtactaactagagttccacgaccacaTACCCTCGCCAAATGACTCTATCTtttgtattaattgtgtttgtcattaattatgcaaataatgttctCATTCCCATAGATTATaaaacttgatcatctcctacAGGCGTACGCagtctatgttaagaaagaaagcttttatcgcattttctaataatttatgcaaatgaggacctcatttgtataattaatgttcaataaTGGTTacctgtacatgactttcaaatgctacaagtaagaagttcctgtcatttaccaaaATTACATTAATAGCATTTTCtcaataattttgcaaattaggtctttattttgcataatatatcaattttttttaagttacaaatttcacatgttgcaatggtccaattgaactgagcgtgtttagaaattttcttcatttgttatgcaaattaaattccaatttgcatagttaatatgtaaatatatgtcACACTTAATAAGATAAATACATGGCAATGAATTATAAAACATAAACAGTGGCAGGGAGGCCAAGGCTTCTGCTTATGGGAAGGTNNNNNNNNNNNNNNNNNNNNNNNNNNNNNNNNNNNNNNNNNNNNNNNNNNNNNNNNNNNNNNNNNNNNNNNNNNNNNNNNNNNNNNNNNNNNNNNNNNNNACGCGGTGGTACAAGGTGTAATTAAGGTGGGGtgacacctgcgtatattttcaagccacatgagttccgttttgacattttggagAATTTCTTCCTATACCTTGAATAAACTGAACGCAAATGTGTCTACAATGCTTACAAGTATAGCATTGAAAAAACATCGTTTTGGTTGAACGAAAGGTCCATACTGGCCTTTTCCATCtttacaatttccgtgtcaaaatatcgcATTAAAATGTGTATCAGAAACAAGCGTATATACGTGTCATggtacaaataaatcatttactgTCGCAGTGGACAACAATGAACAAAGAATGAACTAAACTGAgaccaaaatcaaaattataaGGAGTCTATCAACAAATGGCTCTTCCTCTAGCCATGGTTGTCATTTGCGTGTACATATATTTAGTCATTTTAAAGCGAAATCTTAAatgacttgctgcattttttccTGATAGCTCCCAAGAAGTGGCGTGAAGACGGGCGTTGCGGGCAGTGGTTCCCTGCTGAAGAcggtaaccctgctgaatgtgaCCCGGCAGGTGATTACGCATGCTGCTCCGAGTTCACCTGGTGCGGCAAGACTGCGGCCCACTGTGACTGTCCGGCTTGTGTCGACTACAGAAATACAGGTACATTACTCGCTTTGTTATCAGAAAAGATGAAGACATTCACGCCCAGCCCCATCTAAATGTATCACGTTTGACCGGCAATGTGGCATCTGTGCATCTCCACCTTTTCGACAATTTTACGTCTATTTATACATAGATCGGAAAGAATTAGAAATATCATTTCCATAAAGTGAAGGGTTTATATAATAGAATAAAAATGCCGGCTTTAtcgatattttcaaaatatattatgGGATAACAGGTAAATATAAGCGCAAAAGTATTTGGACTTGTTcatcttcttgataagtgtgtcTTGTTGGTGTTATGGTAATGCTTGCAGGCGACGAAACAAACGACGAGTTGAAACAAAAGTATCGATAT
Proteins encoded in this window:
- the LOC118420552 gene encoding uncharacterized protein LOC118420552, translated to MPTTVDALKLDQDKEQIRTAALEQRLHEMTKSPAPKKWREDGRCGQWFPAEDGNPAECDPAGDYACCSEFTWCGKTAAHCDCPACVDYRNTGSNTHSESWSTVNNTFNDSIPSFNPT